In the genome of Methylotenera mobilis JLW8, the window TATGCTAAGCGCCATCCGCACCAAGATACGACTATTGGATTAGCAGCAAGACGTAGTGGGCACTTACAAGCGTTGCAACATACTTTAGAAACTAGCTATGGCGTCAAATGTGAGGTTTATGCATTGGATGTACGTGACGGTGACGCGCTCACGGCTGCCGCTCAACATTTTATACAGCACCATGGCACTCCTAACGTGGTAATAGGCAGCGCCGGGGTCAGCAGTGGCACCCTCACCGAAAATGCCGCAGATACCGATGCATTTCAAGCGGTAATGGATATTAATGTGATGGGCCTCGTGAATACCTTTCAACCATTTATTCACGCCATGCACGCAGCCGCAGCCAGCGGCCATAATGCGCAACTAGTCGGCATCGCCAGCGTAGCGGGCGTCCGCGGCCTGCCGGGCGCTGGGGCCTATAGTGCATCCAAAGCCGCCGCTATCGCTTACCTGGAAAGCCTACGCGTAGAAATGCTGCATCACAATATTGCCGTTACAACCATCGCCCCCGGCTATATTCGTACGCCCATGACCAATATCAACACTTATAAAATGCCATTTTTAATGGATGTCGATATCGCTGCACATAAGTTTGTGAGCGCCATTGAGCGCAAAAGACGCTTTGTGGTCATTCCATGGCAAATGGGCTGGGTAGCGCGACTGATGCGGTTCATTCCGCCAGTCTTATGGGATTATCTGGCAAAGAATGCCCCCCATAAACCACGTATTAATGTCGAGTAATTGCAGTGACGGTGTATCCGTCACTGCTCATCTGATTAACTGTTATCGCGCAATCGGCTTATAACGGATACGCTTAGGTTTAGCGCCTTCTTCACCCAAACGTTTCTTCTTATCGGCTTCATACTCTTGGTAGTTGCCGTTAAAGAACGTCCATTGTGATTCACCTTCCGCCGCTAGAATATGCGTGGCAATACGGTCTAGGAACCAGCGGTCATGCGAGGTCACCAGCACGCAGCCAGGGAACTCAAGTAAGGCATCTTCCAGTGCGCGCAAGGTTTCCACATCTAGGTCATTTGACGGTTCATCCAGTAGCAGCACGTTAGCGCCGGCAATCAAGGTTTTGGCCAAATGTAAACGCCCACGCTCACCGCCAGAAAGTTGGCCAACGATCTTGTTTTGGTCACCACCTTTAAAGTTGAAGCGGCCGATGTAGGCGCGACTAGGCATTTCAAACTTGCCTACAGAAATAATATCAGCACCGCCTGACACAGCCTCGAACACACTCTTGTCATCCGGCAGACCAGCACGCGATTGATCTACAGCCGCCATTTTCACGGTAGGGCCCACTAGAATTTCGCCGCTGTCAGGCTGTTCCATGCCTTGCAGCATACGGAACAGTGTAGACTTACCGGCACCGTTCGGGCCAATCACGCCGACGATAGCACCCGGTGGAATGCTGAAAGACAGGTTATCAATCAGTAAGCGGTCACCAAAGCCTTTAGATACGCCGTTAAACTCAATAACCTGATTGCCTAGACGCTCACCAGGTGGAATAAAGATCTCTTGTGTCTCGTTACGTTTTTGGTACTCAACCGAGCTCATTTCCTCGTAGCGGCTCAAACGCGCTTTAGATTTAGATTGGCGTGCCTTGGCACCTTGGCGTACCCACTCCAGCTCTTGCTTCATGGCTTTGCGGTGTGCATCTTCCTGTTTCTGCTCAGTCGCTAAGCGTGCTTCTTTTTGCTCCAACCAGCTAGAGTAGTTGCCTTTCCAAGGAATGCCTTCGCCACGGTCCAGCTCTAAAATCCATTCAGCAGCATTGTCGAGGAAGTAGCGATCATGCGTAACCGCCACCACTGTGCCCGGAAAACGTACCAAGAACTGCTCTAACCATTCCACTGACTCCGCATCCAAGTGGTTGGTTGGCTCATCTAAAAGCAGCATGTCCGGTTTGGATAGCAATAATTTACACAGCGCTACACGGCGTTTCTCACCACCAGATAGTGGGCCAATCTTGGCATCCCAAGGCGGTAAACGCAGTGCGTCTGCTGCGATTTCCAGTTGGGTTTCTACATCGGCACCGCTGGTAGAAATAATGTTTTCGTATTTGGCTTGCAGTTCAGCCAATTTATCAAAGTCTGCATCCGGCTCGGCATAAGCAGCATATACCTCTTCCAGCTTTTGCTTGGCTTCCATCACTTCGCCTAGGCCAGCTTCCACCTCCTCACGCACGGTCTTATCGGCATCTAGCTCTGGCTCCTGCGGCAAATAGCCAATTGAAATATTAGGCTGCCACTGCACCTCGCCCTCAAACTCTTTATCAGCGCCCGCCATAATGCGCAGCACGGTAGATTTACCTGAGCCGTTTAAACCAAGCAGGCCAATCTTAGCGCCAGGGAAAAAAGACAAAGAAATATCTTTAATAATCTGTTTTTTAGGAGGAACGATTTTGCTCACGCGGAGCATAGACATTACATACTGAGCCATGATGTTATTTTGCAAATTTTAAAGATGCAAGCTTAACAGAAAGTAGGGGGCACTTACTAGGCAACACCAGTAGAATCAATAGATAACGGTATAATGTGGCCACTTATAAAACTTAAAGCATAAAACCCATATGGCGCTTAAATCTACCATCTACAAAATTGACCTCAACATTGCCGATATGGATAGGCAGTATTATGGGCAGCACAACCTCACCGTGGCGCGTCACCCGTCAGAAACCGATGAACGCATGATGGTGCGTGTGATTGCATTTACACTATTTGCTTCAGAGTCACTGGCCTTTGGCAAAGGCCTCAGCGATGAGGATGAGCCAGATTTATGGCAAAAAGACCTCACCGGCGCTATCGAGCTGTGGATAGGTGTAGGTTTACCCACAGAAAAAGAAATCCGCAAGGCAGCAGGGCGTGCGCAGCAAGTAGCCGTAGTGCTCTATGGTGGCAAAGTTGCCGATATGTGGTGGGAGCAAAACAGCAAAGCTTTACTCAAGCTAAATAATTTAACCGTGATTAACCTGCCAGAAACTGAAGAGTTAGCAAACATTGCAGAACGTGGCTTCGACGTCAGTTGCACCATTCAAGATGGGCAAATCATGGTGGGGCATAGCAATGGCACATTACACATTACCCCAACGATTTTAAAAGAAAAAAGCACTTACTAAATTTGCATTTTCTAAGCAAAAAGATTGCTGTAGTAGTCTTAGCTAAGAAAAAATGACTTTGTAGGCGGCATTTGCGCCAGCTGGCGCATGCTCAAGTTTTTGATAGGTGGCGCCTGCAAAATCTACACAAGCCTGCTGAAATGCGCCAGTTACTAGTGTTTCACCTTGGTTAGCGACATCTTCACCAAGCTTACATGCAGCATTCACTTCAGCGCCAAACACTTCAGTATTTCCTACACGTAAAATCTTACCGAAGCCCAGCCCCACGCAAAGATGAACTCTTTCCTGCTCAAGTTTAGCTTGATTGTATGGAACTAACACTTTCTGCATCACCATTGCACATTGCAAAGCTTTTTGCGGCTTACGAAAAATCACTAAAAAAGAGTCGCCATCAGTTTTAAGTAAAAAACCTTCATGTTGCTCAATCACAGGTAACAATAAGCGCTCAGATTCATAAATCGTCTGCAAGAAATGAATGATGCCATACTCTGCAACTCGACGAGAGAATCCCGCTAAGTCCGTCATCATCACACACCACTCTTCACCAAACAAATCCCAAATACGCTGATCTATTTCAGTCTTGTTCGTATCTGGCAACAATCTCTGTGCAATTAGGTCATATAGGCGACCTTCAGAGTTCCGCATGGCAGTTTTAGCGTTGTGGCTCATCGCGTCCAATCCTAAACATGCAACAGCAATCCCTATTCTACGGTCACGCTTTTCGCCAGATTCCTAGGCTTATCCACATCAGTGCCTTTTAATAGCGCTGCATGGTAGGCCAGCATCTGCACGGGGATGGTATGCAAAATAGGCGAGAGCACGCCCACATGACGCGGAGTACGAATCACGTGTACACCTTCTGATTCAGTAAAATGGCTATCTGCATCCGCAAATACAAACAGCTCGCCGCCGCGTGCTTTGACTTCCTGCATATTCGACTTCACTTTTTCTAGCAAAGCATCGTTCGGAGCAATCACTACTACTGGCATGGCGCTATCCACAAGGGCCAAGGGGCCGTGTTTAAGCTCGCCCGCAGGGTAAGCCTCGGCATGGATGTAAGAAATCTCTTTAAGCTTCAAAGCGCCTTCCAGTGCGATAGGGTAATGAATGCCACGCCCTAAGAATAAAGCATGCTGTTTGTTGGCAAATGAGTTTGCCCACTCACGAATTTGCGGCTCTAGGTTTAACGCATGCTGCACGCTACCCGCCAATTGGCGCAGTGCGCCTAAATGCGCTTGCTCAGCCTCTGCATCTAGCAAGCCGCGTTGTTTTGCCAGTGTGGCAGCTAAAGTGAATAAAGCGACTAATTGCGTAGTGAACGCCTTGGTAGACGCCACGCCGATTTCTGCACCAGCGCGTGTGTAGAACACCAACTCTGACGCACGAGGAATGGCGCTCTCTTGCACGTTACAAATGGCCAAAGTTAAATGCTGACCTAATGCCTTGGCATGCTTCAGCGCCTCCATGGTATCTAATGTTTCGCCAGACTGAGAAATAGTCACAATTAGCTGGCGTGGATTCGGTACAGACTCGCGATAACGGTATTCGCTGGCAATTTCTACGTTGGTGGGTAACTTGGCAATGCTTTCCAACCAGTATTTAGCGGTAAGCGCCGCATAATAACTGGTACCGGCGGCCAGGATTAAAATGCTATCCACTTGCGCAAATACAGCTGCGGCATTCTTACCAAACAGGGCCGGTGAAAAGTGATTATCATCAATCAATGCCTCTATGGTGTCGGTTAATGCACGTGGCTGTTCATGAATCTCTTTTTGCATGAAGTGCGAGTAAGGGCCCAATTCCAAGCTGGCCAGTGACACGTCACTCATATGGATTTTACGTGTAACCTCGGCGCCATCACGGCCCAAAATGGTCACACCTTCACGACGAATATCTGCCACATCGCCATCTTCTAAGTAAATCACCTTACGGGTGACGGAAAGCACCGCAGAAACGTCAGAAGCAATGAAGTTCTCACCTTCGCCTAGGCCGATTAGTAGTGGGCAACCCAAGCGGGCCGTCACCATATGCTCTGGTTCTTTTTTAGAAATGACACTGATCGCAAATGCACCAGTCAGTTCAGCGACTGCTTTTTGTGTTGCCGCCAGTAAAGGCAGCGATTGATGGTAGTGATGAATTAAATGTGCAATCACTTCGGTATCGGTCTGCGACTCAAACACATAACCCAAGCTTTTTAAGCGTGCACGCTGCTCATCATGGTTTTCAATAATGCCGTTATGTACCACGGCCACTTCGCCATTCAATTGGCTAGGTGACATATGTGGGTGCGCATTGCTTTCAGTCACGCCGCCATGCGTAGCCCAGCGTGTATGGCCAATACCGACCAAACCACTAAGTTGCAACTCATTTGCCTTTTCTGTCATGGCAGAAACACGACCCACGGCGCGCACACGCGCAATCCCTGTATCGTTTAATACAGCAACACCGGCTGAATCATAGCCCCTGTACTCTAGGCGGCTTAAGCCCTCGATTAAGGTTGAAACAACGTTTCTATTTGCTACTGCACCTACAATGCCACACATAGTTTTACTCTCTTAATTTTTGTCTCGATTTGCTTATACCAGCAGAAAGCCGATTGGTTCGTATTTACCATGCCCAGATTACATGGGCTGATGCATTACTTGGCCTGATTGCTACTCAAATCATTTGTAAGGAATTACTTTTTAATCTTTTGTGGTCGCTTCCAACCTGTAATCGTCTTTTGCTCTTTGGCACGACAAAAGGTGAGGGCATCAGCTGGTGCGTCTCTGGTAATCGTTGAGCCAGCTGCAATTGTGGCGTTTTTACCGATGGTAATCGGTGCCACCAATTGTGAATCTGAGCCAATAAAAGCACCGTCTTCAATCACCGTTCTAAATTTATTGGCACCATCATAATTGCAAGTAATGGTACCTGCACCGATATTCACTGCCTTGCCTACTGTGCTATCACCCACATAACTTAGATGGTTAATCTTGCTGCCTACATCTACCTGTGCGTTTTTCAGCTCAACAAAGTTACCAACATGTGTATCCGCAGCCAAGGTAGTACCAGGACGCAAGCGTGCAAACGGGCCAATCTTGCTATTTTCACCCACAGTAGTGTCATCAATGTGCGTAAACGCAGCAATTTGCGTACCTGCAGCAATCACAGCATTTTTAATCACACAATTCGCAGCAATCTTCACACGGTCGCCTAACGTCACCTTGCCTTCAAACACGCAATTGACGTCTATCTCTACATCACGCCCACACTGTAGTTCACCACGCACTTCAATACGTGCTGGGTCTTTTAAGGTAACTCCTTGCTGCAGTAGAGCTTGTGCGACTCTGGCTTGATGCACACGTTCGATTTGCGCCAAATCTGTTTTTGCATTAATACCGGTGACAGACCATTCATCAGTGGTGATTTCAGCCACTACACTCACTTTGTCTGCTACAGCCAATGCCACAATATCGGTTAAGTAATATTCACCCTGTGCATTATTGTTAGTGATTCTGGATAGCCAGCTGTTGAGATGAGCATTGGGCATGGCCATAATGCCGGTATTTACCTCAACAATCGCACGCTGCTCTGCTGTGGCGTCTTTATGCTCCACAATCGCATGCACCCTGCCATTGGTATCACGCACGATACGTCCATAACCGGTAGGGTCAGCCTTATTAAACGACAGAATCGCCAGCTTGTTATCAGCCTGTGCAATCAGACGTTTGCAGGCATTTACATCCACCAGTGGCACATCGCCTAACAAAATCAGCGTGTCCGCATCT includes:
- a CDS encoding SDR family oxidoreductase — protein: MTMKVFITGASSGIGEALAYEYAKRHPHQDTTIGLAARRSGHLQALQHTLETSYGVKCEVYALDVRDGDALTAAAQHFIQHHGTPNVVIGSAGVSSGTLTENAADTDAFQAVMDINVMGLVNTFQPFIHAMHAAAASGHNAQLVGIASVAGVRGLPGAGAYSASKAAAIAYLESLRVEMLHHNIAVTTIAPGYIRTPMTNINTYKMPFLMDVDIAAHKFVSAIERKRRFVVIPWQMGWVARLMRFIPPVLWDYLAKNAPHKPRINVE
- the ettA gene encoding energy-dependent translational throttle protein EttA, with the translated sequence MAQYVMSMLRVSKIVPPKKQIIKDISLSFFPGAKIGLLGLNGSGKSTVLRIMAGADKEFEGEVQWQPNISIGYLPQEPELDADKTVREEVEAGLGEVMEAKQKLEEVYAAYAEPDADFDKLAELQAKYENIISTSGADVETQLEIAADALRLPPWDAKIGPLSGGEKRRVALCKLLLSKPDMLLLDEPTNHLDAESVEWLEQFLVRFPGTVVAVTHDRYFLDNAAEWILELDRGEGIPWKGNYSSWLEQKEARLATEQKQEDAHRKAMKQELEWVRQGAKARQSKSKARLSRYEEMSSVEYQKRNETQEIFIPPGERLGNQVIEFNGVSKGFGDRLLIDNLSFSIPPGAIVGVIGPNGAGKSTLFRMLQGMEQPDSGEILVGPTVKMAAVDQSRAGLPDDKSVFEAVSGGADIISVGKFEMPSRAYIGRFNFKGGDQNKIVGQLSGGERGRLHLAKTLIAGANVLLLDEPSNDLDVETLRALEDALLEFPGCVLVTSHDRWFLDRIATHILAAEGESQWTFFNGNYQEYEADKKKRLGEEGAKPKRIRYKPIAR
- a CDS encoding YaeQ family protein codes for the protein MALKSTIYKIDLNIADMDRQYYGQHNLTVARHPSETDERMMVRVIAFTLFASESLAFGKGLSDEDEPDLWQKDLTGAIELWIGVGLPTEKEIRKAAGRAQQVAVVLYGGKVADMWWEQNSKALLKLNNLTVINLPETEELANIAERGFDVSCTIQDGQIMVGHSNGTLHITPTILKEKSTY
- a CDS encoding adenylate/guanylate cyclase domain-containing protein; translation: MSHNAKTAMRNSEGRLYDLIAQRLLPDTNKTEIDQRIWDLFGEEWCVMMTDLAGFSRRVAEYGIIHFLQTIYESERLLLPVIEQHEGFLLKTDGDSFLVIFRKPQKALQCAMVMQKVLVPYNQAKLEQERVHLCVGLGFGKILRVGNTEVFGAEVNAACKLGEDVANQGETLVTGAFQQACVDFAGATYQKLEHAPAGANAAYKVIFS
- the glmS gene encoding glutamine--fructose-6-phosphate transaminase (isomerizing), with protein sequence MCGIVGAVANRNVVSTLIEGLSRLEYRGYDSAGVAVLNDTGIARVRAVGRVSAMTEKANELQLSGLVGIGHTRWATHGGVTESNAHPHMSPSQLNGEVAVVHNGIIENHDEQRARLKSLGYVFESQTDTEVIAHLIHHYHQSLPLLAATQKAVAELTGAFAISVISKKEPEHMVTARLGCPLLIGLGEGENFIASDVSAVLSVTRKVIYLEDGDVADIRREGVTILGRDGAEVTRKIHMSDVSLASLELGPYSHFMQKEIHEQPRALTDTIEALIDDNHFSPALFGKNAAAVFAQVDSILILAAGTSYYAALTAKYWLESIAKLPTNVEIASEYRYRESVPNPRQLIVTISQSGETLDTMEALKHAKALGQHLTLAICNVQESAIPRASELVFYTRAGAEIGVASTKAFTTQLVALFTLAATLAKQRGLLDAEAEQAHLGALRQLAGSVQHALNLEPQIREWANSFANKQHALFLGRGIHYPIALEGALKLKEISYIHAEAYPAGELKHGPLALVDSAMPVVVIAPNDALLEKVKSNMQEVKARGGELFVFADADSHFTESEGVHVIRTPRHVGVLSPILHTIPVQMLAYHAALLKGTDVDKPRNLAKSVTVE
- the glmU gene encoding bifunctional UDP-N-acetylglucosamine diphosphorylase/glucosamine-1-phosphate N-acetyltransferase GlmU yields the protein MNKLNIVILAAGKGTRMHSDLPKVLHVVGAKPILAHVINCAKALQPNKIIVVYGFGGERVKEAFSGEDITWVNQAEQHGTGHAVQQALPYLDADADTLILLGDVPLVDVNACKRLIAQADNKLAILSFNKADPTGYGRIVRDTNGRVHAIVEHKDATAEQRAIVEVNTGIMAMPNAHLNSWLSRITNNNAQGEYYLTDIVALAVADKVSVVAEITTDEWSVTGINAKTDLAQIERVHQARVAQALLQQGVTLKDPARIEVRGELQCGRDVEIDVNCVFEGKVTLGDRVKIAANCVIKNAVIAAGTQIAAFTHIDDTTVGENSKIGPFARLRPGTTLAADTHVGNFVELKNAQVDVGSKINHLSYVGDSTVGKAVNIGAGTITCNYDGANKFRTVIEDGAFIGSDSQLVAPITIGKNATIAAGSTITRDAPADALTFCRAKEQKTITGWKRPQKIKK